The proteins below come from a single uncultured Carboxylicivirga sp. genomic window:
- the pgl gene encoding 6-phosphogluconolactonase, whose protein sequence is MKAKTEIFESKEAIARYLAEYIKKELQQKEELYIALSGGSTPKAIFKLWSEEYAKEIDWSSIKFFWGDERCVPPTDIESNFGMTKEYLFDHVGTKGINIFRVKGELPAEEALQDYITTIQENIPIENNHPRFDIMLLGMGDDGHTASIFPHQIKLWDEESICTLAQHPVSGQIRVSLTGNTINNAEKIFFLVTGTNKAEKVDEIINQKGNFEKYPASLVKTDRTTWILDKDAASGL, encoded by the coding sequence ATGAAAGCAAAAACCGAAATTTTTGAAAGCAAAGAAGCCATAGCTCGCTATCTTGCAGAATACATAAAAAAGGAACTTCAACAGAAAGAAGAACTATACATCGCATTATCAGGAGGAAGCACGCCAAAAGCCATATTTAAGTTATGGTCTGAAGAATATGCAAAAGAAATTGATTGGAGTTCTATAAAATTCTTCTGGGGGGATGAACGTTGCGTGCCTCCCACAGACATAGAAAGCAATTTTGGCATGACCAAAGAGTATTTGTTTGATCATGTAGGAACAAAAGGCATAAATATTTTCAGAGTAAAAGGAGAATTGCCTGCAGAAGAAGCACTTCAAGATTACATAACAACCATTCAAGAAAATATTCCAATAGAAAACAACCATCCAAGGTTCGACATCATGCTTTTAGGTATGGGGGATGATGGACATACTGCTTCTATATTTCCTCACCAGATTAAACTTTGGGATGAAGAATCGATTTGTACATTAGCACAGCACCCTGTTAGTGGTCAGATAAGAGTGAGTTTAACCGGAAACACAATCAATAATGCAGAAAAAATATTTTTCTTGGTAACCGGGACAAACAAAGCTGAGAAGGTAGATGAAATTATTAATCAAAAAGGTAATTTTGAAAAATATCCAGCCTCTTTGGTAAAAACAGATCGAACAACATGGATACTCGATAAAGATGCTGCATCTGGGCTATGA
- a CDS encoding response regulator — MINTRPTILLVDDSQVNLDILKDSLSKYITITAMDGDTAIELALSREKPDLILLDIVMPGMDGFDVCKILKSNEVTRDIPVIFITGQQDMDSIIKGFEAGAVDFITKPFNILELKARVKTQVAIKMARDQNKRLIQKIEAINKKLTDSIEYAKKIQNASLPKKEEMDRLLSEYFVMLKPRDIVSGDFYWICEVKNKVIIVAADCTGHGVPGAIMSMFGVAYLHEIISDHGETEPAKILDRLRDTVIQSLQQDEKSEIKDGMDISIVTLDKEKKELQFAGAFNPIILIRNNFLNIYPADHMPVSFGEVDRSFRNHVINYESGDCLYMYSDGYPSQFGGPNDKKLMQKGFRQLIMDYHHLSMEDQKNEFENFLIKWKGMNDQIDDILVMGIRL, encoded by the coding sequence ATGATAAATACCAGACCAACAATATTGCTTGTTGATGACTCTCAGGTAAATCTGGATATCCTGAAGGATTCTTTATCGAAATACATCACCATAACAGCTATGGATGGTGACACTGCTATTGAATTAGCTCTATCCAGAGAAAAGCCGGACCTTATACTATTAGATATAGTAATGCCAGGAATGGACGGTTTCGATGTTTGCAAAATTCTTAAAAGCAATGAAGTAACCCGAGACATTCCTGTAATTTTCATTACCGGACAGCAAGATATGGACAGCATTATCAAAGGCTTTGAAGCAGGTGCTGTTGATTTCATTACAAAACCCTTTAACATACTAGAACTTAAAGCAAGGGTAAAAACTCAGGTTGCTATAAAAATGGCTCGTGATCAAAATAAAAGATTAATTCAAAAGATTGAGGCCATCAATAAAAAATTAACCGACAGCATTGAGTATGCTAAGAAAATTCAGAATGCCAGCCTTCCTAAAAAAGAAGAAATGGATCGCTTACTTTCAGAGTACTTTGTTATGCTCAAACCTCGCGACATTGTAAGTGGTGACTTTTATTGGATTTGCGAAGTAAAAAACAAAGTAATAATTGTTGCTGCTGACTGCACCGGACATGGAGTTCCGGGTGCCATCATGAGTATGTTTGGCGTTGCCTATCTGCACGAAATCATTAGCGACCATGGTGAAACAGAACCTGCAAAAATTCTTGATCGCCTAAGAGATACTGTCATACAATCACTCCAGCAAGACGAAAAAAGTGAAATAAAAGATGGTATGGACATTAGTATTGTAACTTTGGACAAAGAGAAAAAAGAGCTACAATTTGCTGGTGCTTTTAATCCAATAATACTAATTCGAAACAATTTCTTAAATATTTACCCTGCTGATCACATGCCTGTTTCATTTGGTGAGGTTGATCGCTCATTTCGCAACCATGTCATTAATTACGAAAGTGGCGACTGCTTGTACATGTACTCCGATGGTTACCCATCTCAATTTGGCGGACCAAATGATAAAAAATTAATGCAAAAAGGATTTCGCCAACTCATTATGGACTACCACCACCTTTCCATGGAAGATCAAAAAAATGAGTTTGAAAACTTCTTAATCAAATGGAAAGGAATGAATGATCAAATTGATGATATCTTGGTAATGGGTATCAGATTGTAA
- a CDS encoding carboxypeptidase-like regulatory domain-containing protein, producing the protein MKTSLYSSIPFNRVITLLIMTLFFTGNILGDNLFRKQEQTDTLSYKLIKGTIADADNGTPLMFATLTIENSNVATVSNSEGDFSIKVPIDLLDKKLSISYIGYQSKTIAISELKSNKNKIKLELLNVSLDAISVFPKDPYLLIQAVLKRRNENYIQDESLMTAFYRETIKNRRKYASLSEAVVEVYKHSYGNERPDVVRMMKGRKSADYSKLDTLVFKLQGGPYSTLMLDIMKNPYMILDTEVLDDYSFEISNITREDNRVLYVLSFAQQQWIKEPLFYGKLYIDAESLAIVHATYNINTENKDAVARMFIKRKPAGADVYPTIASYMVSYREKGGKWIYGYSRGELTFKVKWNKKLFNSVYHTGIEMAVTDWQPTDQKPFKGSDRMKMNVVMTDTNMGFTDQNFWGQYNVIEPEKSIESAIKKIQKNLEKMDK; encoded by the coding sequence ATGAAAACAAGTCTTTATTCATCCATCCCATTTAATCGTGTTATTACACTTTTAATAATGACTCTTTTTTTCACAGGAAACATTTTAGGAGATAACCTATTTCGAAAACAGGAGCAGACCGACACCTTATCTTATAAATTAATTAAAGGAACAATAGCTGATGCTGATAATGGAACTCCTTTAATGTTTGCCACCTTAACTATTGAAAACTCAAATGTGGCAACAGTTTCAAACTCCGAAGGAGATTTTAGCATTAAAGTACCTATTGATTTACTCGATAAAAAATTAAGTATTTCTTACATTGGTTATCAAAGTAAAACCATTGCTATTAGCGAGCTCAAAAGCAATAAGAACAAGATAAAGCTCGAATTATTAAACGTATCACTCGATGCCATAAGTGTTTTCCCAAAAGACCCCTATTTATTGATTCAGGCGGTTCTGAAACGACGAAACGAAAATTACATTCAGGATGAAAGTTTGATGACTGCCTTCTATAGAGAAACCATTAAAAACAGACGCAAATACGCTTCTCTTTCCGAAGCTGTAGTAGAAGTATACAAACACTCGTATGGCAATGAACGCCCTGATGTTGTTCGTATGATGAAAGGTAGAAAAAGTGCTGATTATTCGAAACTCGATACTTTGGTATTTAAGCTTCAAGGTGGTCCATACTCTACTTTAATGCTCGACATAATGAAGAATCCCTACATGATTCTCGACACGGAAGTTTTGGATGACTATTCGTTTGAAATTTCAAACATCACACGTGAAGACAATCGTGTTTTATATGTATTAAGTTTTGCTCAACAACAATGGATTAAAGAACCTCTTTTTTACGGAAAACTTTACATTGATGCTGAAAGTCTGGCCATTGTTCATGCAACCTACAATATTAATACAGAAAACAAAGATGCTGTTGCCAGAATGTTTATTAAACGCAAACCAGCCGGAGCTGATGTATATCCGACCATAGCCAGCTATATGGTATCGTATCGCGAAAAAGGTGGTAAATGGATTTATGGTTATTCAAGAGGCGAGTTAACATTTAAAGTAAAGTGGAACAAAAAGCTATTTAACTCAGTGTATCACACTGGAATTGAAATGGCCGTTACAGACTGGCAGCCAACCGATCAGAAACCATTTAAAGGGTCGGATCGCATGAAGATGAATGTAGTTATGACAGACACCAATATGGGATTTACAGATCAGAATTTCTGGGGACAATATAATGTAATCGAACCTGAAAAGTCGATTGAATCTGCCATTAAAAAGATCCAGAAAAACTTAGAAAAGATGGATAAATAA
- a CDS encoding MATE family efflux transporter, whose product MSDRNVKELESEKISRLLYKYFMPAFVGVVINSLYNVVDRIFIGQGVGSLALSGLSAIFPIMVIIMAFGMLIGVGAGVRVSFNLGKKDFDRAELVLGNAFILMVVVAALITLIGFSIKHPLLTFFGVNDETYGYANDYLDIILSGTIFQVVGYSLNNLIRSEGSAKTAMVSMLIAAGLNLILDPIFIFWFEMGVKGAAYATVISQIVLCIWVIAHFRSPRSVIRLHTRNFKVQKDIVWYIITIGFSPFAMQLASSLVFGTFNVQLIKYGGDIAVGAMGIILSVAMLMVMTNIAINMASQPIISFNYGGKDYQRVKETLKIALIVATIVSIVGFLIGEIFPRSIIKLFNTSDPQLLEIGVRGLRIFLLALPLVGFQIVTGNYFQSIGKAGLAALISLLRQVIVLLPILLFLPRYFGLDGVWFAGPIADVIAAFMTLYFLIREIKKLNVQILMNTK is encoded by the coding sequence ATGTCAGATAGAAACGTAAAAGAGCTGGAGAGTGAGAAGATTTCACGGCTGTTATATAAGTATTTTATGCCAGCTTTTGTTGGAGTGGTTATAAATTCGCTGTATAATGTTGTTGATCGAATTTTTATTGGACAAGGTGTTGGTTCTCTTGCTTTATCAGGCTTAAGTGCCATTTTTCCCATTATGGTAATAATAATGGCATTTGGTATGTTGATAGGCGTAGGAGCGGGGGTAAGAGTGTCATTTAATTTAGGGAAGAAAGATTTTGATAGGGCAGAATTAGTGTTAGGTAATGCTTTTATATTAATGGTTGTAGTTGCAGCCTTGATTACCTTAATAGGATTCTCGATAAAGCACCCATTGTTGACCTTTTTTGGTGTTAACGACGAAACTTATGGATATGCCAATGATTATCTTGATATCATTCTATCAGGAACCATATTTCAGGTGGTAGGCTATTCTTTAAATAATTTAATTAGGTCAGAAGGTAGTGCAAAAACTGCAATGGTTTCTATGTTAATAGCTGCTGGTTTAAATCTAATACTCGATCCAATATTTATATTTTGGTTTGAAATGGGTGTTAAAGGTGCTGCTTATGCGACAGTAATTTCTCAAATTGTTTTGTGTATTTGGGTAATTGCACATTTTAGAAGTCCTAGATCAGTAATACGCTTACATACCAGGAATTTTAAAGTTCAAAAAGATATTGTATGGTATATTATTACAATTGGATTCTCTCCTTTTGCAATGCAGTTGGCTTCAAGTCTGGTTTTTGGTACGTTTAATGTTCAATTAATAAAGTATGGTGGTGATATAGCGGTAGGAGCTATGGGAATCATCTTGAGCGTTGCTATGTTAATGGTAATGACAAATATTGCTATCAATATGGCTTCACAACCCATTATTAGTTTTAATTATGGAGGTAAAGATTATCAACGTGTGAAAGAAACGTTGAAGATAGCTTTGATAGTGGCTACAATTGTATCGATAGTTGGTTTTTTGATAGGTGAGATTTTTCCACGAAGTATTATCAAGCTATTCAATACCAGTGATCCGCAACTTTTAGAAATAGGGGTGAGGGGATTACGAATATTTTTGTTGGCACTTCCTTTGGTCGGATTCCAAATTGTTACAGGTAATTATTTTCAATCAATTGGTAAAGCCGGCTTGGCTGCACTTATTTCCCTGCTTCGTCAGGTAATTGTGTTGTTGCCAATATTGTTATTTCTCCCCAGGTATTTCGGCTTGGATGGTGTGTGGTTTGCCGGACCAATAGCTGATGTTATTGCAGCTTTTATGACTTTGTATTTCTTAATTCGTGAAATTAAAAAGTTGAATGTGCAGATTTTAATGAATACTAAATAA
- a CDS encoding CHAT domain-containing tetratricopeptide repeat protein, translated as MNLTKVTLTYIFLIFVFHSNASIAQKQNNLELKQCADSLFRNNQFIKALKIYQSIADTVSCSTLDINIRIAICQDYTTGVKNKGADIKRKLELMSDKQSVLYAQALICYSSILNSIGEHQKALDFNEEAVVILGCNKKHDYELIAKAYIEQVDMYRSLTEYDSALIVASKADSILLQCKTTVYHRTQVPFLENFRSTVYRYMGKYKEALQSADRSVQSLQIINDTISVLYARSLALRGTCYRNLGENQLALLDFSKAIEVIDNTELRKSNLMSGLILNTGNVYYSIGDKSFALDYYVCAKKLLEESGKEKDMIYGDVNLNIAVLSVDFNKFTDADNCIKLAGEIYDSRNVSKLSHKYAIYQLYYALIDIENHNYHDAFQKLDVAKQSFIKTESTTNYVYYVLQSNLAQANAALGNKDEAISLYKQVIDTLCNHQNIDPTALYCFPKYIQLLNDQQQKEKYQLKYLTTLSRYYFDSLSKKSYQTQLNILKDLEVDMNNCYSYLYNGNVNDEYVSKLYETTLLFKEFLTYQHKSFVKDFKGSNQQEYFDYLFNKRTVYKHNIGEVILNDKELFAVKREIAFFEEKLRTVKDDEDEEDMSISHEQQIGKDEAKVEFFSFKNTPRNKSVNDIVYGAFILRSDWETPKVSFLCSSAEYNGLIEQTVAETLKMSPIEIFDPQCFNKILYSYDREGNELYDFIWKPLEKHLLGVKKIYLCSVGELNKVAFGALPISSDSLLFDKYKFEFPLSSKSIAKYSKPLFYSDTMKTTLFGQMDYDLDHFPLNDKQLAENASGNINYRSANRGEEWEFLNNTEVMQVADIIKKNSGNVTLLTREKASEDAFYDLNGHSSQIIHFSTHAEYNDLLEYNISSNDSSWYEISPNPLFRSFLVMSGANNKAGSVVNSNHDGKLTAYEVATTNLSKTKLAILAACETGLGDAGNYEGVQGLRLAFKLAGVDYILVSLWNVPNLQTTELMTEFYDQWINNGLEVREALRESKKIMRNQYPNNPHFWSGFQLVY; from the coding sequence ATGAATTTAACCAAAGTAACTTTAACCTACATTTTTTTAATATTCGTATTCCATAGTAATGCAAGCATTGCTCAAAAACAGAATAACTTAGAATTAAAACAATGCGCCGATTCGTTGTTTCGCAACAATCAATTTATTAAAGCATTAAAGATTTACCAGTCAATAGCAGATACTGTTTCGTGCAGTACGCTTGATATCAATATAAGAATTGCTATTTGTCAAGACTATACTACCGGTGTTAAAAATAAAGGTGCTGATATAAAAAGGAAATTAGAGTTAATGTCTGATAAACAATCTGTATTGTACGCACAAGCACTTATCTGTTACAGTAGTATCCTTAATAGTATTGGGGAGCATCAAAAAGCGCTAGATTTTAACGAAGAAGCTGTAGTTATTTTAGGTTGTAATAAGAAGCATGATTATGAGTTGATTGCTAAAGCGTATATTGAACAAGTCGATATGTACAGATCATTAACGGAATATGATTCTGCATTGATAGTGGCATCAAAGGCCGATTCAATATTGCTTCAATGTAAAACAACGGTATATCATCGTACACAGGTGCCTTTTTTGGAGAATTTCAGATCAACTGTATATCGATATATGGGTAAATACAAAGAGGCTTTGCAATCTGCAGATAGGAGTGTTCAATCGCTTCAAATTATAAATGATACAATCAGTGTTTTATACGCACGATCACTTGCTTTGCGAGGTACTTGCTATAGAAATTTAGGTGAAAATCAGTTAGCACTTTTAGATTTTTCGAAGGCAATTGAAGTCATTGATAACACTGAATTGAGAAAGAGTAATCTAATGTCAGGGCTGATTCTTAATACAGGAAATGTGTATTATAGTATTGGAGATAAAAGTTTTGCATTGGATTATTATGTATGTGCAAAAAAACTGCTTGAAGAATCAGGCAAAGAAAAAGATATGATTTACGGAGATGTTAATTTGAATATTGCAGTTTTATCTGTTGACTTCAATAAATTTACAGATGCTGATAATTGTATCAAATTAGCGGGTGAAATATACGATAGTCGTAATGTTTCCAAACTATCTCATAAATATGCGATATATCAATTGTATTATGCTTTAATTGATATAGAAAACCATAATTATCACGATGCATTTCAAAAACTAGATGTTGCCAAACAATCGTTTATAAAAACAGAATCAACCACTAATTATGTATATTACGTTTTGCAATCTAACTTAGCCCAAGCTAATGCAGCATTAGGAAATAAGGATGAAGCTATAAGTTTATACAAACAAGTGATTGATACATTATGTAATCATCAAAATATAGATCCTACTGCATTATATTGTTTTCCTAAATACATTCAACTGCTCAATGATCAGCAGCAAAAAGAAAAATATCAACTAAAATATCTGACAACATTATCGAGGTATTATTTTGACAGTCTATCTAAAAAATCCTACCAGACTCAGCTTAATATACTTAAAGATTTGGAAGTTGATATGAATAATTGTTATTCCTATTTATATAATGGAAATGTTAATGATGAGTATGTAAGTAAGTTATACGAAACCACTCTTTTGTTTAAAGAATTTCTTACCTATCAACATAAATCGTTTGTTAAGGATTTTAAAGGGAGTAATCAGCAAGAATATTTCGATTATCTATTTAATAAACGTACTGTTTACAAGCATAATATTGGTGAGGTGATACTAAATGATAAAGAGCTCTTTGCTGTAAAAAGGGAAATAGCCTTTTTTGAAGAAAAGTTAAGGACAGTCAAGGATGATGAAGATGAGGAGGATATGTCAATTAGTCATGAGCAACAAATAGGAAAAGATGAAGCTAAGGTAGAATTTTTTAGTTTTAAGAATACGCCAAGGAATAAGTCTGTAAATGATATTGTGTATGGTGCTTTTATTTTGCGTTCAGACTGGGAGACTCCCAAAGTGTCTTTTTTATGTAGTTCTGCAGAATATAATGGTTTGATAGAACAGACTGTGGCAGAAACTCTCAAGATGTCTCCTATTGAAATATTCGATCCTCAGTGTTTTAATAAAATTTTATATTCGTATGATAGAGAGGGAAATGAGCTCTATGATTTTATTTGGAAGCCTTTAGAGAAACATTTATTGGGTGTGAAAAAAATATACCTCTGTTCTGTTGGTGAATTAAATAAAGTGGCTTTTGGCGCTTTACCTATTAGTTCAGATTCTTTGTTGTTTGATAAATATAAATTTGAATTTCCTCTTAGCAGTAAATCTATAGCTAAGTATAGTAAACCCTTATTTTATAGTGATACTATGAAAACAACATTATTTGGTCAGATGGATTATGATTTGGATCACTTTCCATTGAATGATAAACAGTTGGCTGAAAATGCTAGTGGCAATATTAATTATCGTTCGGCTAATAGGGGTGAGGAATGGGAATTCTTAAATAATACAGAGGTGATGCAAGTGGCTGATATTATTAAAAAGAATAGTGGTAATGTTACTTTATTAACCAGAGAGAAAGCAAGTGAGGATGCTTTTTATGACCTCAATGGTCATTCTTCTCAAATAATCCATTTTAGTACTCACGCTGAATATAATGATCTATTGGAGTATAATATCTCGTCGAACGATTCAAGTTGGTACGAAATATCACCCAATCCATTGTTTCGTAGTTTTTTAGTTATGAGTGGAGCTAATAATAAAGCTGGTTCAGTAGTAAATAGTAATCATGATGGAAAACTAACCGCCTATGAAGTAGCAACAACAAACTTGTCAAAGACTAAACTGGCCATTTTAGCTGCTTGTGAAACGGGATTGGGAGATGCCGGTAATTATGAAGGTGTGCAGGGCTTGAGATTAGCTTTTAAATTGGCTGGAGTGGATTATATATTGGTTAGCTTATGGAATGTTCCTAACCTTCAAACAACAGAGTTAATGACAGAATTTTACGATCAATGGATAAATAATGGACTTGAAGTGCGGGAAGCACTTCGCGAAAGTAAGAAAATAATGCGCAATCAATATCCTAATAATCCGCATTTTTGGAGTGGTTTTCAATTGGTGTATTAA
- a CDS encoding GLUG motif-containing protein, translating into MKQLLLTVILYVLPASLLLAQYSGGTGSVDDPYKISTKADLKTLSENSDDMWKSFVLINDIYFTETDFEYGGEFYNSAKGFNPIGSLDNKFTGTFDGQGYTIDGLYINSSSEDCIGFFGFVGGGSNTLIENLILTNANITAKDYVGGLIGECYGNVANCKVSGEVNGVSNIGGLIGYQINSTTYQGGIITGCSTHGKVTGSGSYVGGLFGNVSAPYGYINNCFSTADVIGNSEYTGGLIGRFSSNLLSNSYATGNVEGVSYVGGLVGYGRNILNCYAKGVVSGNNRIGGLIGYAYADITNSYATGEVYAVGGYIGGLIGSGGSTLTVKSCYYLSGNGDNDYGTALTYDEFADESNFTDWNFDKYWTIATIDEIESGKQLPYLSWQTNDTFTIQLTFKDEATNDVISNVEVYTTEEGIIMGNSDKSGVSKLNLTNGDYSFLLTVDEYLNKVINITVADGSISKDVLITPTVKAADSYAGGDGSEENPYQIANLAQLRKLSETQDDWGSYFIQLNDIDATETQYWNYKKGFSPIGIDYDHNFYGEYNGLDKTITGIYINRSSEDYTGLFGELGQVNSHPNTVRNIHLINANIRGNNYTGGITGRCRFALVENCSFNGNVNGAEECTGGITGYMGSSTISECTVEGKIIGGNYTGGVIGNSNNSTSNSIRNSEFSGIVEALGYDYVGGLSGRGYGDIVNCHTYCEVKGKSYAGGLIGSYGGSSDYEMKNCSAYGSVSATGDNVGGLVGQLYYITIRSCFANVEVDNSSTDNSASTGGFVGSSNSLIEDCFSCGNVNSAAGYCGGMIGYNGYGVSDLKNCYTTGKVNSTGSKVGSIVGYGSSVSHCYYLNNQSNNNTYGTPISKEQYANQSTFSNWDFNTTWSMGELPDIADGVRPYLQWQYAGRKQLNLKAEDEDNGDITDEVTLTGGGWCLPSDTVTIKADSENYNFLGWYDNNGNLISVDNPYSFVMGSNHMQIKALLEATATDISENKLSTVRIYPNPASDFIIVDQLKGKYVSGALYNISGILITNFELNSSINQYRLNIDTFPNGVYLLKIIAADNSVKICKFYKK; encoded by the coding sequence ATGAAGCAATTACTTTTAACCGTAATACTTTATGTATTGCCTGCTAGTCTTCTTCTTGCACAATATTCAGGAGGCACCGGGTCTGTTGACGATCCATATAAAATAAGCACAAAAGCTGATTTAAAAACTTTGTCAGAGAACAGTGATGACATGTGGAAAAGTTTTGTGCTTATTAACGATATTTATTTTACTGAAACTGATTTTGAATATGGAGGAGAGTTCTATAATTCAGCAAAGGGATTTAATCCAATTGGTTCTTTAGACAATAAGTTTACAGGAACATTTGATGGTCAAGGTTATACAATAGACGGCTTATATATTAATAGTTCCAGTGAAGATTGTATAGGTTTTTTCGGATTTGTTGGAGGAGGAAGCAACACGCTAATTGAAAATCTAATACTAACAAATGCAAATATAACAGCAAAAGATTATGTGGGTGGCCTTATCGGCGAATGCTATGGTAATGTAGCAAATTGCAAGGTATCAGGAGAGGTTAACGGGGTAAGTAATATTGGAGGTTTAATTGGATATCAAATTAACAGTACCACATACCAAGGAGGTATTATTACAGGTTGCTCAACCCATGGAAAAGTAACGGGTAGTGGTAGCTATGTAGGAGGACTTTTTGGCAATGTTTCTGCTCCATATGGTTATATAAATAATTGCTTTTCAACTGCTGATGTGATTGGTAATTCGGAATACACAGGGGGACTTATTGGTAGATTCTCATCAAATTTGCTTTCAAATAGCTACGCTACAGGAAATGTTGAAGGAGTTAGCTATGTTGGGGGTCTAGTAGGTTACGGTAGAAATATCTTAAACTGTTATGCAAAAGGTGTAGTAAGCGGAAATAATAGAATTGGCGGTTTAATAGGATATGCTTACGCGGATATAACTAACAGTTATGCTACAGGTGAAGTGTATGCCGTTGGTGGATATATTGGTGGTTTAATAGGAAGTGGAGGCAGCACTCTAACCGTTAAAAGTTGCTACTATCTTTCCGGTAATGGTGATAATGATTATGGAACCGCTTTGACATATGATGAGTTTGCTGATGAGAGCAATTTTACCGATTGGAATTTTGATAAATATTGGACTATAGCCACAATTGATGAGATAGAATCAGGAAAGCAATTACCATATCTTAGTTGGCAAACAAATGATACTTTCACTATTCAATTAACCTTTAAAGATGAAGCAACTAATGATGTAATTTCAAATGTTGAAGTTTATACTACAGAAGAAGGTATAATTATGGGTAATTCAGATAAATCTGGAGTATCCAAATTAAATCTTACAAATGGCGATTACTCCTTTTTATTAACAGTAGATGAGTATTTAAATAAGGTAATTAATATAACTGTTGCTGATGGCAGCATTTCCAAAGACGTACTTATTACACCTACAGTAAAAGCAGCAGATAGTTACGCCGGTGGTGATGGCTCAGAAGAAAACCCTTATCAAATTGCCAATTTGGCTCAATTAAGAAAGCTTTCAGAGACACAAGATGATTGGGGAAGTTACTTTATACAATTAAATGATATTGATGCCACTGAAACGCAATATTGGAATTACAAAAAAGGCTTTTCTCCTATTGGTATCGATTATGACCATAATTTTTATGGTGAATATAATGGGTTAGATAAAACCATAACAGGAATTTACATCAATAGATCCTCAGAAGATTACACCGGGTTATTTGGTGAATTGGGACAAGTTAATAGTCATCCAAATACAGTTAGAAATATTCATTTAATAAACGCAAATATTAGAGGAAATAACTATACTGGAGGCATAACTGGTAGATGTCGTTTTGCTTTAGTTGAAAATTGTAGCTTTAATGGGAATGTTAATGGAGCAGAGGAATGTACTGGTGGGATTACTGGTTATATGGGATCTTCGACTATCTCAGAGTGCACGGTTGAAGGGAAAATAATTGGAGGTAATTATACAGGAGGGGTCATTGGTAATTCAAATAATTCAACATCTAACTCTATAAGAAACTCAGAATTTTCAGGTATTGTTGAAGCATTAGGTTATGATTACGTTGGAGGTTTATCTGGTCGTGGTTATGGAGATATTGTGAATTGCCATACCTATTGTGAAGTAAAAGGTAAGAGTTATGCAGGAGGCCTTATCGGGAGTTATGGAGGAAGCTCAGATTATGAAATGAAAAATTGTTCTGCATATGGTTCTGTTTCAGCAACCGGGGATAATGTTGGAGGTTTAGTTGGCCAACTTTATTACATTACCATAAGATCCTGCTTTGCTAATGTAGAGGTTGATAATTCGTCAACCGATAATAGTGCCTCTACAGGAGGATTTGTTGGGAGCAGTAATAGTTTAATTGAAGATTGCTTTTCATGTGGAAATGTAAATAGTGCAGCAGGCTATTGTGGAGGTATGATAGGTTACAATGGTTATGGTGTTTCAGATTTGAAGAATTGTTACACCACGGGAAAAGTAAATAGCACCGGAAGTAAGGTTGGCAGCATTGTTGGTTATGGGTCAAGTGTATCCCATTGTTATTATTTAAATAATCAAAGTAACAATAATACATACGGTACCCCAATTTCGAAAGAACAATATGCTAATCAAAGTACCTTCTCGAATTGGGATTTCAACACAACATGGTCAATGGGCGAATTGCCTGATATTGCTGATGGAGTACGACCCTATTTACAATGGCAATACGCAGGTCGCAAACAGTTGAACTTAAAAGCCGAGGATGAAGATAATGGTGATATAACTGACGAAGTAACCTTAACCGGTGGTGGTTGGTGCTTACCTAGTGATACAGTAACAATAAAAGCCGATTCTGAAAATTATAACTTCTTAGGTTGGTATGATAACAACGGTAATCTAATATCTGTAGATAACCCGTATTCATTTGTAATGGGAAGCAACCATATGCAAATAAAAGCTTTATTAGAAGCAACCGCTACTGATATCTCCGAGAACAAATTATCAACAGTTCGTATTTATCCAAATCCTGCCAGTGATTTTATAATCGTAGATCAACTTAAAGGTAAATATGTGTCAGGAGCTTTATATAACATTAGCGGAATTCTAATTACCAATTTTGAGCTAAATAGTTCAATTAATCAATATAGATTAAATATTGATACTTTCCCCAATGGAGTGTATCTCCTAAAAATAATAGCAGCTGACAACTCTGTAAAAATCTGCAAATTCTATAAAAAATAG